Proteins from a genomic interval of Polyodon spathula isolate WHYD16114869_AA chromosome 1, ASM1765450v1, whole genome shotgun sequence:
- the mlsl gene encoding malate synthase-like, translating into MTMLAAMELQAAPQGLQLEHETLFTADSVSFLAELISAFDKQVDEILRHRVARKLELEQGGLPGFSSLTSHLREDRTWRVLPVPERLQNRHVDIGDLAPSDTERFIQALRSKAQGIQVDFDDGNCPTYSNQIKGIFNVCKAVRHQFQGVPPISKAPVLMLRPRAWNMVEHNMMVNGKEVPGPLFDFGLLMYHNGKLLLENKSGPFFYLSKVESYLEARLWNNIFVWTEQKLGLPACSIKATVLIESILATFEMDEILFELRDHTAGLNCGIWDYSASFVNKLGDRSAFLLPDRSKYVNMEKLFLQSYMDLLVQTCHKRGALATGGMAALLLPSDTQSADYHSVMATVTRLKMLEINAGVDGFMVYDLKLIEPMQKLFQEHTLGQNQLHVLREDVVVTPEDLLAMPSGGVTLHGLRYNIAVGILFIEAWLTGRGHFFYRGQVEDSATAEISRSQVWQWIRHQVKLEDDDRAISRSLVKSLVEEIRRELQDFLQCNTEKAKQRLETATAMFLEVVQKRDFPEFLTTYLNLDHTFLSSSN; encoded by the exons ATGACT ATGCTGGCTGCAATGGAGTTGCAAGCCGCTCCTCAGGGACTGCAACTTGAACATGAAACTCTGTTCACTGCAGATTCTGTTTCCTTCCTTGCAGAGTTAATCTCAGCTTTTGACAAACAGGTTGATGAG ATTTTAAGGCACAGAGTTGCTAggaagctggagctggagcagggaggTCTCCCGGGGTTCTCCAGCCTCACCTCTCACCTCCGGGAGGACCGGACCTGGAGGGTGCTGCCTGTACCAGAGAGGCTGCAGAACAGGCACGTGGACATTGGAGACCTCGCGCCATCTGACACTGAGCGCTTCATTCAAGCTTTGAGGTCAAAGGCTCAGGGGATCCAG GTTGATTTTGATGATGGAAACTGCCCTACTTACTCCAATCAGATCAAAGGCATTTTTAACGTTTGCAAGGCAGTTCGTCATCAGTTCCAAG GTGTGCCACCCATTTCCAAAGCTCCCGTCTTAATGCTCAGACCCAGAGCGTGGAACATGGTGGAGCACAATATGATG gtaaaTGGAAAAGAGGTCCCGGGACCCCTGTTTGATTTCGGGTTGTTAATGTACCACAATGGAAAGCTGTTACTAGAAAACAAAAGCGGGCCCTTTTTCTACCTCTCAAAG GTTGAAAGTTACCTTGAAGCCAGACTCTGGAACAACATATTTGTTTGGACtgaacaaaag CTGGGGTTGCCAGCCTGCAGTATTAAAGCCACCGTGTTAATTGAGAGCATTCTCGCCACATTTGAGATGGACGAGATCCTGTTTGAGCTGCGCGACCACACTGCAGGGTTAAACTGCGGGATCTGGGATTACTCGGCATCCTTTGTCAACAAATTAG GCGATCGCTCAGCCTTCCTGTTGCCGGACCGTAGTAAGTATGTGAACATGGAGAAGCTGTTTCTGCAGAGCTACATGGACCTGCTGGTGCAGACCTGTCACAAACGGGGAGCCCTGGCGACAGGGGGCATGGCAGCACTGCTGCTACCCAGCGACACGCAGAGCGCTGACTACCACAGCGTCATGGCAACTGTGACCAG GTTAAAGATGCTAGAAATCAATGCTGGCGTGGACGGATTTATGGTGTACGATCTCAAGTTGATTGAGCCAATGCAAAAG CTTTTCCAGGAACACACGCTAGGCCAGAATCAGCTTCATGTTCTCCGGGAAGATGTGGTTGTCACGCCTGAGGACTTGCTGGCCATGCCTTCA GGTGGTGTCACCCTCCATGGCCTGAGATATAACATAGCGGTGGGAATTCTCTTTATAGAGGCATGGCTTACAG GCAGAGGGCATTTCTTCTATCGTGGGCAGGTGGAAGATTCAGCCACTGCAGAAATCTCCAGGTCCCAG GTTTGGCAGTGGATTCGTCATCAGGTAAAATTAGAAGATGATGACAGGGCAATAAGCAGAAGTCTGGTGAAGAGCCTAGTGGAGGAGATCAGAAGGGAGCTCCAGGACTTTCTGCAGTGCAACACAGAGAA AGCCAAACAGAGACTAGAAACCGCCACTGCCATGTTCCTGGAAGTTGTACAGAAGCGTGATTTCCCAGAGTTCCTCACAACATATCTAAATTTGGACCATACATTTCTCAGCTCCAGCAACTAA